Proteins encoded in a region of the Elizabethkingia bruuniana genome:
- a CDS encoding SMUG2 DNA glycosylase family protein, which produces MKKTFADKVIDFNKTLQYSGKLPEGFNVLNPYLDNPETMVVMQKFYHKYYNDSDQRRFIIGINPSRHGAGVTGVPFTDTKRLKSECGIEMKSVHTHEVSSVFMYDMINAFGGVEKFYKEFYINSPFPLAIVRNTKNGWLNANYYDDKQLFEDVKSFMITSLKKHISLGLDTSEVFVLGKKNADFIHKLNKEEKLFDKINVLEHPRYIQQYKSKEKEIYIDKYIVAFSEK; this is translated from the coding sequence GTGAAGAAAACTTTTGCAGATAAAGTCATCGATTTTAATAAGACCCTTCAATATTCGGGAAAACTACCGGAAGGATTTAATGTACTGAATCCTTATCTGGATAATCCTGAAACAATGGTTGTGATGCAAAAGTTTTATCATAAATATTATAATGATTCAGACCAGCGCAGATTTATAATTGGGATCAATCCCAGTAGACATGGTGCAGGTGTAACGGGAGTTCCTTTTACTGATACCAAACGGTTGAAGAGTGAATGTGGTATTGAAATGAAATCAGTGCATACCCATGAGGTTTCATCTGTCTTTATGTATGATATGATCAATGCTTTTGGTGGAGTTGAGAAATTCTATAAAGAATTTTATATCAATTCTCCTTTTCCTTTGGCTATTGTGAGAAATACAAAAAATGGATGGCTGAATGCTAATTATTATGATGATAAGCAGCTTTTTGAGGATGTAAAAAGCTTTATGATAACTTCTCTAAAAAAGCATATAAGCCTGGGACTGGATACTTCTGAAGTTTTCGTATTGGGTAAAAAGAATGCAGACTTTATCCACAAACTCAACAAAGAAGAAAAGTTATTTGATAAAATCAATGTTCTGGAACATCCTCGTTATATCCAGCAATACAAATCAAAAGAGAAAGAAATATATATAGATAAGTATATTGTAGCCTTTTCTGAAAAATAA
- the paaZ gene encoding phenylacetic acid degradation bifunctional protein PaaZ: MEKLKNYICGQWTEGTGNGIPLYNAVTGEQVAISDTEGLNFEQALDYGRTIGYKNLSSMTFYDRGEMLKKVALYLLERKKKYYELSYKTGATHVDSWVDIEGGFGTFFTYSGLAKRMLPNTPFWIDGDTQKISANGTHLGTHILTPSEGVSVQINAYNFPVWGMLEKLSTSLLAGVPSIVKPATPGSYLTNAVFQDMIESGLLPEGAVQLVCGEPGNILDYVQDGDSVLFTGSANTGRKLKSLPSVAGNAVRFNMEADSLNCSILGLDAKPGTPEFDLFIKEVRNEMTTKAGQKCTAIRRIIVPEHLIGDVQRALSKALDQTKIGNPLNRETRMGSLVGKQQYDEVLRKVNLLKAETELVYDGKQELIDADYEKGAFMSPKLFLNDKPFEKNISHDVEAFGPVSTLMPYKDAEEAAALAKRGKGSLVGSIVSYDNNFVAETSWKMASQHGRIYVLNRDNAKESTGHGSPLPTLMHGGPGRAGGGEEMGGLSGLHFFLQKTAIQGSPDILTAITKIYQQGAEKKYSDKHPFRKYFEEVEVGDSLETAGRTVTEADIVNFSNVSWDHFYAHTDATSLNGTIFDKTVAHGYFILSAAAGLFVSGKKGPVIANYGLENCAFFKPVYAGDTITVYLTAKEKINRGVKGRNIPSGVVKWLVEVVNQREEVVCVATILTLVAKKSPFIDLNVRDIRKILNGLTESSISQWGKMSPQEMLEHLETTVNYGMGRPEADKYYTPDEHLEKYQDSLYNHRKMPKDFPAPFLPQDGSLPELKHKNLEAAKEAFLNAVQEFIIYYKENPQAEHIHFVFGKINKEMWELMHRKHFTHHFEQFGLI, from the coding sequence ATGGAAAAACTTAAAAATTATATATGCGGACAATGGACAGAGGGAACAGGTAATGGAATTCCGCTTTACAATGCTGTTACAGGAGAGCAGGTTGCTATTTCAGATACAGAAGGACTAAACTTCGAACAAGCTCTCGACTATGGAAGAACAATAGGTTATAAAAACCTGTCTTCCATGACATTTTATGATCGTGGGGAAATGCTGAAAAAAGTAGCTTTATACCTTTTAGAACGTAAGAAAAAATATTACGAATTATCATATAAAACCGGAGCTACTCATGTAGACTCCTGGGTAGACATAGAAGGAGGTTTTGGTACTTTTTTCACTTATTCCGGATTGGCAAAAAGAATGCTGCCTAATACTCCGTTTTGGATAGATGGTGATACGCAGAAAATTTCAGCTAACGGAACACATCTGGGAACACATATTCTTACACCAAGTGAAGGCGTTTCTGTACAGATTAATGCCTATAATTTCCCGGTATGGGGAATGTTGGAAAAGTTATCCACATCTTTACTGGCTGGTGTACCAAGTATTGTAAAGCCAGCTACTCCCGGCTCTTACCTCACCAATGCTGTTTTTCAGGATATGATAGAAAGTGGTTTGCTTCCTGAAGGAGCTGTTCAGTTGGTTTGTGGAGAGCCTGGAAATATTCTGGATTATGTACAGGATGGAGATTCTGTTTTATTCACAGGATCTGCTAATACCGGAAGAAAACTAAAATCTTTACCTTCAGTTGCAGGAAATGCTGTCCGCTTTAATATGGAAGCAGATTCTCTGAACTGTTCAATTCTGGGGTTGGACGCCAAGCCGGGAACTCCTGAATTCGATTTGTTCATTAAAGAGGTCCGTAATGAAATGACAACAAAGGCAGGACAGAAATGTACTGCTATCCGCAGGATTATCGTACCTGAACATTTAATTGGTGATGTTCAGAGAGCTCTTTCCAAAGCATTGGATCAGACAAAAATAGGAAATCCTCTAAACAGAGAAACCCGAATGGGGTCTCTGGTCGGAAAACAACAATATGATGAGGTTCTGAGGAAAGTAAACCTGCTAAAAGCAGAAACAGAACTTGTGTACGATGGTAAACAAGAACTAATAGATGCCGATTATGAGAAAGGAGCATTTATGAGTCCTAAATTATTCCTGAATGATAAACCTTTTGAAAAAAATATTTCTCATGATGTAGAAGCCTTTGGACCTGTTTCTACTTTAATGCCATATAAAGACGCAGAAGAAGCTGCAGCTTTAGCAAAAAGAGGAAAAGGAAGTTTAGTAGGCTCTATTGTTTCTTATGATAATAATTTTGTTGCGGAAACATCATGGAAGATGGCTTCTCAGCACGGCCGTATCTATGTTCTTAACAGAGATAATGCGAAAGAGAGTACAGGACATGGCTCACCACTTCCGACACTGATGCATGGAGGGCCGGGAAGAGCCGGAGGCGGAGAAGAAATGGGTGGACTAAGCGGACTTCATTTTTTCCTGCAAAAGACGGCTATACAAGGATCACCGGATATTCTGACTGCTATTACCAAGATTTATCAACAAGGAGCTGAGAAAAAATACTCAGATAAACACCCATTCCGTAAATACTTCGAAGAAGTAGAAGTTGGCGACTCATTGGAAACTGCCGGAAGAACAGTTACAGAAGCAGATATTGTAAACTTCTCCAATGTATCGTGGGATCATTTTTATGCCCATACAGATGCTACAAGTCTTAATGGAACTATTTTCGACAAGACTGTAGCTCATGGCTATTTTATACTTTCAGCCGCGGCAGGATTATTTGTTTCCGGTAAAAAAGGACCTGTAATTGCAAATTACGGATTGGAGAACTGCGCTTTCTTTAAACCTGTATATGCAGGAGATACCATCACGGTGTACTTGACTGCAAAAGAAAAAATCAACAGAGGTGTAAAAGGAAGAAATATTCCGAGTGGTGTTGTAAAATGGTTGGTTGAGGTTGTAAATCAAAGAGAAGAGGTTGTTTGCGTAGCAACAATTCTGACATTGGTAGCTAAAAAATCACCTTTCATTGATCTGAATGTAAGAGATATCCGAAAAATATTAAATGGATTAACAGAGAGTTCAATATCTCAATGGGGGAAGATGTCACCGCAGGAAATGCTTGAACATCTTGAAACTACTGTTAACTATGGTATGGGAAGACCAGAAGCAGACAAATATTATACTCCTGATGAACATCTTGAAAAATATCAGGATTCATTATATAATCATAGAAAAATGCCAAAAGATTTTCCGGCGCCATTCCTTCCGCAGGATGGTAGTTTACCGGAATTAAAACATAAAAATCTGGAGGCTGCAAAAGAAGCTTTCCTTAATGCAGTTCAGGAATTTATTATCTATTATAAAGAAAATCCACAAGCAGAACATATCCATTTTGTATTCGGAAAGATTAACAAAGAAATGTGGGAACTGATGCACAGAAAACATTTCACCCATCATTTCGAACAGTTCGGATTAATTTAA